One genomic segment of Pleurocapsa minor HA4230-MV1 includes these proteins:
- a CDS encoding sodium-dependent bicarbonate transport family permease, with protein sequence MDSSLILSNILNPPVLFFFIGLMAVFLKSDLDIPHPLPKLFSLYLLFAIGFKGGHEIHESGINSEIAITLLTAIFLAAVVPIYSFFILRLKLDVYNAAAIAATYGSISAVTFVTASSFLEQQVPPVAYGGHMVAALALMESPAIIVGLILARLFAHSSGDNQDHEAVKEFSWSEVLREAFLNGSVFLLLGSLLVGMITSENGWERLEVFTGDIFYGMLTFFLLDMGIVAAKRIDDLKKSGSFIIGFSVFMPVINALIGIFLAKIIGMSPGNALLFSVLCASASYIAVPAAMRMTIPEANPSLYISMALALTFPFNIIVGIPIYLTIINRIWG encoded by the coding sequence ATGGACTCTAGTTTAATTCTCTCTAATATCTTAAATCCGCCTGTCTTATTCTTCTTCATTGGTCTGATGGCGGTTTTTCTCAAGTCCGATTTAGATATCCCCCATCCCTTACCCAAACTATTTTCACTTTATTTACTGTTTGCGATCGGATTTAAAGGAGGGCATGAAATTCATGAAAGCGGAATTAATAGTGAAATTGCCATTACCCTTTTGACTGCAATATTTTTGGCTGCTGTGGTGCCGATTTATTCTTTCTTTATTCTCAGGCTCAAATTAGATGTCTATAATGCAGCAGCGATCGCTGCTACCTATGGTTCAATTAGTGCGGTAACTTTTGTAACGGCTAGTTCTTTTCTTGAGCAACAAGTACCTCCCGTTGCCTATGGAGGACATATGGTGGCAGCTTTAGCCTTAATGGAATCTCCTGCGATCATTGTAGGTCTAATTTTAGCTAGGTTGTTTGCTCACTCTTCAGGGGACAATCAAGATCATGAAGCAGTAAAAGAATTTTCTTGGTCAGAAGTGTTACGGGAAGCCTTTCTCAATGGTTCAGTTTTTTTACTATTGGGTAGCCTCTTGGTGGGGATGATTACTAGTGAAAATGGCTGGGAAAGACTGGAAGTTTTTACTGGTGATATATTCTACGGTATGCTGACTTTCTTTTTGTTAGACATGGGAATAGTAGCAGCAAAAAGAATAGACGATTTAAAAAAAAGCGGTTCGTTTATAATTGGATTTTCAGTTTTCATGCCTGTCATTAATGCTCTCATTGGTATTTTTCTGGCCAAAATAATTGGCATGTCTCCAGGCAATGCGCTTCTATTTTCCGTATTGTGCGCTAGCGCCTCCTATATTGCTGTTCCTGCTGCAATGCGAATGACCATACCAGAAGCCAATCCTAGTCTATATATTTCCATGGCTTTGGCATTAACCTTCCCCTTTAATATTATTGTTGGTATTCCCATCTATTTAACAATAATCAATCGTATTTGGGGCTAA
- a CDS encoding PAP/fibrillin family protein — translation MSKKAELLEAIAGKNRGLLATEIDNARVLSAIQQLEDTNPTQKPLEAKDLLNGDWRLLYTTSKGILGLDRFPLFKLGQIYQCIRVSEAKVYNIAEIIGLPMLEGLVSVAASFDPVSDRRVNVIFERSIIGLQRLFSYKTPAKLIQQIESGKKFLPIDFKIERGEQQGWLEITYLDRDMRISRGNEGNVFVLTKETF, via the coding sequence ATGAGTAAAAAAGCAGAATTATTAGAGGCGATCGCGGGTAAAAATCGTGGTTTGCTGGCAACCGAAATTGATAATGCCAGAGTTCTCTCGGCAATTCAACAGCTAGAAGATACTAATCCGACACAGAAGCCTTTAGAGGCTAAGGATTTACTCAATGGTGACTGGCGTTTGCTCTATACCACCAGCAAGGGGATTCTTGGTTTAGATCGCTTTCCCCTGTTTAAGCTAGGTCAAATCTATCAATGCATTCGAGTATCAGAAGCCAAGGTATATAATATTGCTGAGATTATCGGCTTACCGATGTTAGAAGGTTTGGTTAGCGTCGCTGCTAGTTTTGACCCAGTTTCAGATCGCCGAGTTAATGTTATTTTTGAACGCTCGATTATTGGTTTACAAAGGTTGTTTAGCTATAAAACTCCTGCCAAACTGATTCAACAGATCGAGTCGGGTAAGAAATTTTTGCCCATCGACTTTAAAATTGAGCGCGGTGAACAACAAGGCTGGTTGGAAATTACCTATTTAGATCGGGATATGCGCATTAGTCGAGGCAATGAAGGTAACGTTTTTGTCTTAACCAAAGAGACTTTTTAA
- a CDS encoding RNA polymerase sigma factor SigF yields MAACIDKNIKLDSLYLFQEYQKEHSTKVRNKIVELNFGLVKKESYHWVNQCNESFEDLLQVGSIGLIRAIERFDVEKGNAFSSFAIPYIRGEIQHYLRDKSTTLRIPRRWLELKQKSVTFVHSFREEYHRQPTNLDIAKHLEVSIKEWQDIQLAYQNRKPLSLDISVNNDLDNQTSLCDLVSDPKHRSFHLVYEDRVRLQQALEELEERTRDVLEFVFLHDLTQKETAQMLNISVVTVSRQLKKGLNLLKKSMASEKI; encoded by the coding sequence ATGGCAGCTTGCATTGACAAAAATATCAAATTAGATAGTTTATATCTATTTCAAGAATATCAAAAAGAGCATAGTACCAAAGTAAGAAATAAAATCGTGGAGTTAAACTTTGGTCTAGTAAAAAAAGAGTCTTATCATTGGGTGAATCAATGTAATGAAAGCTTTGAAGATTTATTACAAGTTGGTTCAATTGGTTTAATTAGAGCAATTGAGCGTTTTGATGTTGAGAAAGGCAATGCTTTTAGTTCTTTTGCTATTCCCTATATTAGAGGAGAAATTCAGCACTATCTTCGGGATAAAAGTACTACCTTAAGAATTCCGCGTCGCTGGTTAGAACTAAAGCAAAAATCAGTTACTTTTGTGCATAGTTTTCGAGAAGAGTATCATCGACAACCTACTAATTTAGATATTGCTAAACATTTAGAAGTATCTATTAAAGAATGGCAAGATATTCAACTAGCCTATCAAAATCGTAAGCCACTAAGCTTAGATATCTCTGTCAATAATGATTTAGATAATCAGACTAGCCTTTGCGATTTAGTTTCCGATCCTAAGCATCGTAGTTTCCATCTAGTCTACGAAGATCGAGTACGTTTGCAGCAAGCTTTGGAAGAGTTAGAAGAGCGTACGAGAGATGTTTTAGAGTTTGTTTTTTTACACGATCTAACTCAAAAAGAAACCGCACAAATGTTAAATATTAGTGTCGTGACAGTCTCGCGTCAGCTTAAAAAGGGATTAAATTTACTAAAAAAATCAATGGCATCAGAAAAAATATAG
- the sir gene encoding sulfite reductase, ferredoxin dependent, with protein sequence MVQTPIEKKVEKKVSKVEKIKERSNFLREPLLSELKQDTTHFTEDAIQILKFHGSYQQDNRDNRVSGQEKDYQMMLRTRSPGGFIPPELFLALDRLAEEYGNHTLRITTRQGFQIHGILKQNMKTVIKTILNNMGSTLSACGDVNRNIMSPPAPFKNKPEYQYAFKYANNIADLLNPQSGAYYEIWLDGEKAVSVEEAPEVKAARQSKGRGMIIENSLEPIYGEQFLPRKFKICVTVPGDNSVDVYTHDISLVVMSNKKGELQGFNVLAGGGLGRTHNKEETFARISDEIGYVDKADVYDLVKAIVATQRDYGDRTNRRHSRMKYLIHDWGVEKFKAKVESYFGKELKPYKKLPAWQYQDFLGWYEQGDGNWFFGIGVENGRVKDEGAFQLKTALREIVQQLNLPMRLSPNHNIILCEIAPEQKATVENILNNRGIITDPQAIEPLTRYSMACPALPTCGLAVTESERALPGITDRIRTLLNKLGMVDEHFVMRMTGCPNGCARPYMAELGFVGSAPEKYQIWLGGTPNQTQLAQPYEQKMSVDELETFFEPIFVFFKQGRKSKESFGSFCSRVGFAAIRNFAENYTLGSYMDMDTDTTTQPKFRKNQRRVSVPDHLFPRLKEIAEKEGRPMNQIIADALSDYFSKSKEA encoded by the coding sequence ATGGTTCAGACTCCAATTGAAAAAAAAGTTGAAAAAAAAGTATCCAAAGTTGAAAAAATAAAAGAGCGCAGTAACTTTCTTCGCGAACCTCTTTTGAGTGAACTAAAACAAGATACCACCCACTTTACCGAGGATGCGATTCAAATCCTAAAATTCCACGGCTCTTACCAGCAAGATAACCGCGATAATCGAGTCAGTGGTCAAGAAAAAGACTATCAAATGATGCTGCGTACTCGTAGCCCAGGGGGATTTATTCCACCAGAATTATTTTTGGCTTTAGATCGTCTTGCCGAAGAGTATGGCAATCATACCCTGCGAATCACAACTCGTCAGGGGTTTCAGATTCACGGAATTCTGAAGCAAAACATGAAAACGGTAATTAAGACGATTCTCAACAACATGGGTTCAACCCTGAGTGCTTGTGGAGATGTTAACCGCAACATCATGTCTCCTCCTGCGCCGTTTAAGAATAAGCCTGAATACCAATATGCTTTTAAATACGCCAATAATATTGCCGATCTATTAAATCCTCAAAGTGGCGCTTATTACGAGATCTGGCTAGATGGGGAAAAAGCGGTTAGTGTCGAGGAAGCTCCTGAAGTAAAGGCTGCTAGACAAAGTAAAGGCAGAGGGATGATTATTGAAAACAGCCTCGAACCAATCTATGGCGAGCAATTTTTACCCCGTAAGTTCAAAATCTGCGTTACTGTACCTGGGGACAACTCTGTTGATGTCTACACCCACGATATTAGTCTGGTGGTAATGAGTAATAAAAAAGGTGAGTTACAGGGATTTAATGTGCTTGCTGGGGGTGGTTTAGGACGTACTCATAATAAAGAAGAAACCTTTGCACGGATTTCTGATGAAATTGGCTATGTAGATAAGGCTGATGTTTACGATTTAGTTAAAGCAATTGTTGCTACTCAACGAGATTATGGCGATCGCACTAACCGCCGTCATTCGCGCATGAAATACTTGATTCACGATTGGGGAGTTGAGAAATTCAAAGCCAAAGTCGAGTCCTATTTCGGCAAAGAACTAAAGCCTTATAAAAAGCTCCCAGCCTGGCAATATCAAGACTTTTTAGGTTGGTATGAGCAAGGAGATGGTAACTGGTTCTTCGGCATCGGGGTGGAAAACGGCCGAGTTAAAGATGAGGGTGCTTTTCAATTAAAAACTGCTCTAAGAGAGATTGTGCAGCAGTTAAACCTACCCATGCGCTTATCTCCCAACCACAATATCATCCTCTGTGAAATTGCTCCAGAGCAGAAAGCAACCGTCGAGAATATTCTCAATAATCGGGGCATAATTACCGATCCCCAGGCGATCGAACCCTTAACTCGCTATTCTATGGCTTGTCCTGCCTTACCTACCTGTGGACTAGCGGTTACGGAATCGGAAAGAGCTTTACCAGGAATTACCGATCGAATCAGGACATTATTGAATAAACTAGGAATGGTAGACGAACACTTCGTGATGCGGATGACTGGGTGTCCCAACGGCTGCGCTCGTCCCTACATGGCAGAACTAGGTTTTGTCGGCAGCGCACCAGAGAAATACCAAATCTGGCTGGGAGGCACACCCAACCAAACTCAGCTAGCCCAACCTTATGAGCAGAAAATGTCCGTAGATGAGCTAGAAACCTTCTTTGAGCCTATATTTGTCTTCTTCAAGCAGGGTCGCAAATCTAAGGAAAGCTTTGGTTCATTCTGTAGTCGCGTCGGATTCGCTGCCATTCGTAATTTTGCTGAAAACTACACCCTAGGAAGCTATATGGATATGGATACAGATACTACCACTCAACCCAAATTTCGCAAAAATCAGCGTCGTGTTAGCGTTCCCGATCACCTTTTTCCTCGCTTGAAAGAAATTGCTGAAAAGGAAGGTCGACCTATGAATCAAATTATTGCTGATGCTTTAAGCGATTACTTTAGCAAAAGTAAAGAAGCATAA